Part of the Eleginops maclovinus isolate JMC-PN-2008 ecotype Puerto Natales chromosome 3, JC_Emac_rtc_rv5, whole genome shotgun sequence genome is shown below.
GGAACCCATGGTTTTTGACAAACAACTATGCGTTGTGAAGTTCGTGCTCTGTGTCAGTTTTGCCAACAGCATCGGGATTTGAGAGGGGGTCCAAGTCGGCGAACAGGTTGAACCACGCTGAGAGGTCTGCTGACGTCCCCGCTTTATCTGTAAAACGAGTAAAGAAGGGTAACTGTGACAGAGACATCTGAAAGTCATTGTCTTTGCTTACAATGCACTCAATATATGtaacatttcacataactaagACTACAGTATAATATTTCCAAGGGACAATAATGAGGGAGTCACTAGTGTATTCTTTATCTTGTGGCAAGTccttatttaagaaaataaataattcccCCTGCCTTAAAATACTGCGTCTGGCAAAGATACGAAACcatgaatgaaaacaaacccCAAAGTATTTGAAAGTGCCCATAAACACAGGTTTCCGTTGGATACGTCTCtttgaattcatatttttttcctctgttttctcgTTTGGCCCGGTCCTACCTTTCACTGCTGCTTTAGAAAGGTTCTGATTGGCTCCAGATGAGTGCTGCGTTGCCTGGGCGACGGGCTGTGGAATGATCCCAGCCCGATCTGAAATGAACACGATGCACATTTTAGATTAATCGACGGGGGAACGCTTAACGTGCCAAAGCATGATccacaaaataaatcatctcTCTGCTGATGTGGAAAAATGTTGTgtaatagaaaaacaaacagaaatcatttgaacatttatCACGGCAAAATAATATTAGGGGATTAATACTAGATACATGTCAGAAGATGCATTTACAACTTTGAGGTCTTGTTTCAGgaacatttatttgtctttcatCCTTTTTGTGGATccagaacatacagtatgtagcaACACTAAATGCCTCCAGGGAGAGCTCTGGAATGTGCTGttgatattgtgttttgtaACAAACAATCTACACgccaaatacaaacaaatgattccAACAGGCTTAAAGGACCAAATGACCTTTTGAGTCCTTTAGATATTTCTATTAGTGTATTAATGACTTTCAGCTCTAGCACCATCTACTATTGTTGCCGTTACTGTGCCCTTCTTGTGTGACATTTTCAGAACTTACAGGATGTTGAAGCAGAAATTATGATTGAATAACACATCAACATTTTTGACTGTACAATGTTTACAATAGTTCTGGATTAGAAGCTTTAATATGTAAAAGCAGCCCTCTGTCTAACCGGTGCTTGACTCATGAGCATTTTGGGGGGATTTTCCTCCTTGAAGATTTGTTGTAGCTTATTTCACATTCTTGGTTTGAAGCCATTTTACTTTCCATCTTGCTGTTTGGGCTGTGTGATCAAAATCAGATTCTTTCAAGGATTTGCATGTTTTGGGCTCTAATTCTTTAGGTCAAATAAAGACCAGGAGCTTTTTGCCCATGTGATGCTTTCTACAACGTTGTTTTTGCATTATCTTTGATAACAGCAAAAACCCTCATTTAGTTTTCAAGACCAAGTCCTCTTGAACACGGTCTTCCCTGCACTTTTACCTAGAACAATGTTGATCAGTAGGTGTACGATATGTTTTGAGAGGTCAGATTTGTAAGTGTAATCATCCCTGACTGTGTGTACTGCTGCCTGTAATTCCAGACAGCTTGAATTAGCATTATGCTCATTCAGTGCTTTAATATAAATCTATACTTTTTCCAAGTTCTTTACATTCAAGCAGTTCGGATTGGACCTTGTTGATTGTCCCTGGGAAAAACTATTGTGATTGTGACTGCTCTGGGGTCTGTAATTTGGACTTCAATCTGTAATAACAATCACATTCAGTGTGCTTTGTTGACCAGCCGGACTCTCGACTCCCTTTCAAAACTCATTGCCATCTTGCCTGCCACAGATCCCATACACTATGTGCTTTTCCCCTGCCTTAAAAGACTCcatgattcatttttttccccctagcATTTCTTCAGAACTACGCTATGCCTCAATTATACAGGAACTATAATTTAATGTCACACACATTATAAACTACTACCGTATTATCCTAATTCTGAGAAGTGAAGTTACTAAAGCCAGGGgatacatacaaacatactgtaGGGTTTTTATGTCTGTAAAGCTTCATAGTGAGGCAAAACCCTTCAAGTTGGAAACGAGACAAAACCAAATTAACAAAACCAGATGAGGTGCTAGCCGCCAGTGCCCAGGCCGGCTTGAAATGTAAAGTAGTTGGCAATTATCTAGAGTTAAGCAAATCTATATGCCATGTTGTTATAGTCTCCTTCTGTTACATTGACAGATGTGGCATAAACCAGTTTGAATCCACGTTTTTCCATTTTGGGAATATTTGCTACCTTGGAAGTCAAGGAGCTATTCTTTTGTTAATGCACTCAttcatggaaaaacaaaacagcttattattttgtttcagtAAATAAGTTAGTATAAGGGAGGCTTTGAGATGTTTTAGCCAGTTGTCCCTGATGGGGAAAACAACAAGTACTCATTCAGATACAACATTTCGCTCTTTTCCGGCTCACACAATTACAAATCCACAAAGTAGTATTTCTGACCTGAGAGGGAAGACTGCAAATTATTCAAGCTCTGGTCCAGTAAATGAGAGGGTAGAAAGAAGGAGTTTTCCTTTTGCTGAGTCTCGGCTGCTCGGCCTGGAGCTGCGCTCGATCCCTCCTCAATATCTCCAAACACTTCGGTCCACTCTCGAGAGAAGTCGCCCTCATCCACGGACATACTGCCCAGGATTTCATTCAGCAACGCCATGCtgtccttctcctctccctcgaACTCCAAGTAGGCAGAGAGATTATCTCCATCCCCTATAGTGATCAGACACAGTGATACGAGTATGTAAGCAATAATGAATAACAATATGGAACAGTAACTGAAGATTTCCCTGTTATTTGGCTGCATTAACTTGTgtctcatttacattttaggctctgttttgatttgtaAATTGGGGTCAAAGGTGTTAAATTAATCTTGATATTTTTTATGAGAAAGAGCTGATTTGTTCATTGGCATAAAATTAATTgttaatagttgttttttttaggtaaaaatgtcaaaaaaaatgACCTGTATTCAATTCAACATGTTATTATTTGCCTGTTTAAATAATCTATTGAAGTTGACTgaatatctttttgttttggtgttgtttgtttggttttgttctgTTGGTcggacaaaacaaacaacttttaAGCCTCATATTAGGCTCCAGGAActagatgttttctttttgtaattgtataGATTGAATCATTAGTCTTTTCTGCAAACTATCCGATTATAAAAATGATTGTTAGTTTTTAAATCCCATGTAATGTAATACTGTAAAACATGTTGCAGTTACACAGATTAAGTAGCAGTGTTTTTTACCTTCTCCGGTCTTATCgatgttttcattttccaaTGAGATGAGTCTGTAAAGATGATAAAATCACTTGATAACATTTGAGCCATACAGAAAGCAGCTGTTGTTGTCCGGGCCGGTTCAGTGTTTATAAAACATAACCTCAGTTTTCCCTGTTGGCATGCACATGTTTGGTCTACCTGCATGAAGAAGGATCAAGATGTAATTACTCACTGGTCATCTGTGGTCTCGACTTTCTTCCCATCTTCAACCTCTGCTTTAACTTTCTTCTTCCCCTTTTTCTTGGCGATCTTGTTCATGGGGCCTTGTAAGGTCTGAAAGAAAAGTCGCTGATCATCGTTAATTGCTTATTCTTGAGATGATGAACTGCAGTGTCTGAATGTAGGTGTTATCTGTTCAGGTCAAGATGTTCTCTCACCTTAAGAGTGGAGAACTCATAATGCTGACAGCCCTTGAAGCTTTCATGAATGGCTGCCATAGTGTGGGATGTCTTCTCCCAGAAATGCAAAAGTGTTGTCTGAAACAGAGGAAAAAGTGATTCACATCCTTGTGTATCCTCGCATGATCTGACAGTTACATTTCCAATGCAGTGTCTTTGTTCCCTCCATGTTTGTCTTCCTTCCTGGCTTAACCGCATGTGGTAGAGCCTTTGAAAATACTCTATTGAAGATCAGTGGAGTGTATGCAAACAGCCGGGATTTGTGGTATACCTGATATGTGGTTAAAACGTGAGAGAGGAGGTTGCAGCGACTGGCTCCCAGCAGGTCCACCTTCTGGCAGACATCGTTCTTCAATTTGTCAAAGCTTGTTTTCGTAGTGCGCACCTGGGCCTGAACCTGAGATATAACAGATAAGAACATTTCCCAACTGAAGATAAGCACCCAGTGTTATGTATCGCACAGGGtcaaactgtaaaaacacaaaatctgcAGTTGACGTTTGTGCGAGTTTAAGCAGAAAAGAGCATGCTGGGTCTTTGATACAGGCAACAGTATTATTAATCAATAGACGAGCATTGGATGGTGTGTTCTGACCTCTAGTGGCTGtttctcacttttattttcctgctgtgtgccgtgtgtgtgtggccttaGGAATTGCAGCAAATTAGGGTTTAACAGATTTGTCGAGTACTCAGTTAGCTGGTGATATTTGACATATCTTATCAACAATACAACATCCGCAGACGTCTCCTTCaggctttgacattttccaaTATTTCCTGACAGTTTTTAGACCgaatatttaattgaaaacataATTGACAGGTTAATTAAAAATTGGTAGTCCTACAGCAGATAGTTTGACGGAGCAGACATAATATGTTGTATGTATAtctttctcccacacactgtgTTGGCAGGTTTCTGACATGTCTGTTTTAATGACTCTGGAGGCCAACAACCTTGAAGAGCGATTGCGCAGGTATTTAGATGTTCTTCACATCAGAAATTGATTTCTCATAGCATGAAAAGCAACATCAATACCATTATATgaaaactggaaaaaagcaaTTCTTCATGAGAAGCAGCTCTAACTTAATCAGTCAAATCTGTGATTTCTGTCATAAAACAcgaaaatgtctgctgtgaaaaagccCAATTTGCCTGACGTTTGACTCTGCCTCCTAAAACAAACCTTGCGAAATTTCTCCATCTGTTTGTGAGTATCTGGATCCAGCTCCTGTGATACATCCTTCATCCAAAGCAGCGCTCCACGGTATTCAGTCCTGGACTGCTCCATCCGGTTCACCGTCAGCCACGTGTCTGAGATCGCTCGATAGCGAAATGTTTCGACCTCCTGGTACAAACGGCACAGAGGGTTTCTCAGGGCCAATCTGTAAAGGATGTAAGTGTTAATTGAGTGCAGTACCTGCGTGGTTACACATTATCATTACAACCTCGGTTTTTAGAATACGTTGATCACATCTCATGTCATCAACCATCTTGCCATTAAATTCTATTTTGACCTTTTATAGTTCATAATAAAGTCTGCTGAATAATTGAAGCCACAAGGGAGCATGCTTTCCCAACCCCAGCAGGGGCGACtggcaaaataaaacactaaagtCAGTCATAGACCCCCTTAAAGAATCAGTTAAAGCAAATGGTGTTTATCCCTCTCAgtaaagaaatgaaacaaaggaTAAGTAGTATTATTATGTCTTACATTTGAGGAACACAATCAATAGCAGAACATAATAGCTGCCAATGCTCTGGTCAAAAATaagctttgtttacatttgtgatTTAAGGGAATGACGAGCTGAAATATGATATGACTTCCCACTTGAGTATTATGAATCATTGGGTGTAGTTGTTTcgattcatttttttcagtggcAAACAATCAGCAATCCAAtcatctatttttaaaaatgttgctgtCGAGGAGACGTCTTCTGCATTGATATTTTGACGATACAAATCCTGTGGACTAAAGTTACCTAACATATCTAACTCTGTGATGGACAATTAAAGCACTCCATATTCATGTTTGGGTGATAGTTTACGATATTGACTGACCTTAACTTCATTTAGTGCAGCTGGAACGTTTATGTAAATTATCTGGATGTGTGTCACGTTCATCTTTCATGCACTCACACTTTTCTGTATGTTGCCTACCTCTGTTGGGAAGAGAAGCAGAGCGCCTTCCCAGTGGCCTGCATGATCTTTCCAGCTCTGGTTTTATCCTGCGAGCCCTGGGAGCGCAGGAAACGTCCCAGCTCGTTCTCCTCTTGGGAAAGGACTGCAAAGTAGAGACGGTAGTAACATATAttcctgtttttgtgtctgaagtgaaaatgttgataatataataacatgttttcatgctgaagCACTTCAACAAATCATTTATTGGAGCACTGATGTGTAGGCAATATGGGACTGCATGCACTCTGGAGAATTcatacttttttattaaatttcTGTTTGTGCAAATACTTACAGCATATTCTCCTCTGATACTGCTCAATAACCTTTAGCAGCTCCATGCATGTTCTCTGGACAGAGTGGAAAACCTGCGGGGTAAAAGAAAATCAGCATAAACTCAAAATGCCTGATAATTGTGGGAGTAATGCTCAGCTTAGTAAGACTTGTTGTCTAGTACATTGCCTGAATATGATGTGAGTTTATTTCAAGAACCACATGTATCCTCTTAACTCTACCTATGATACTTAATTAAGTTCAACGATATTAATCAATGAGAATGAAATAGAAGTGTTAAACTGCCACATAAAGGTTTAAAACATGAAGTCCTTTTAGTTTATCACAACGCTCATTGAGGCCCTACCCTAAATTAAGGCTGTTTTCCCAGCTTTTATATGATATCGATTTCAGCCATTAAACTCACTTGGCTCCTGAAATGGAGGTTTAGATAATGGCGGTTAGACAGGCAGCCTAATGTACGTTTTAAGCCTTAAGCAAATCCTGGCGTAGTGTGAATCAAAAAGCCATTTAAGTCACTGCAGAGTGCCTGAGGGGAAGTTTCCCCACTGTGTCTTAATGTTTCTGTGATGCGACTGCGGCCTGAGTTTCTGTTCCCTCAGTCACTTCGTAAAACTACGACATTTTCCTATTCCTCCTCACCTCCAGCTTGCCGTCCAGATCTGCATCTGACGCCACCACATATTCGTCCTCTTTCTTTCCGGTGACCTTGATGAGCGTCTGTTTTGTCTTCCAGTACTTCTGCTGGAACTTGTTCACCACAGACGAGTCTTGACTTTGAATAAAGCGGTCAAGATAGTCTTGGGAGTAGCCACTGCAATGACACAGAGGTTGGACCAATGTTGGGACTGTTGCTGTATAACCTCATGGATTGGTATGAAAAATTGTGAAAACACAGAAGTTAATACATGTACTCACAAATGTCCTCTCTCCATGTTTTGAGATTTCCTGTGGAGAAAGCAGAGTGGCTTAAATAGCTACTGGATGTCAGATGTAGTGAGGAACCTAGCAGTGTCAGTGGTagcattatttgttttcttttaaatgtactttttgagCAAACAAACTCAGCAGAACGCTTGTGGTTATAAATAAATTGCAGCTACTTAGTTTCTGTATGTCATTCTGTACATTGCAGAATATGATGGTGGATACTTGGTGAAATCAATACTGAGAAGTTACAACCTGTCAGTTAAAGCGAAGACAgacaagtacctcaaaagtaCTTATATTCAAGTATGTGTACTTATTCCACCTCTGAAGCCTTAAGCAAGAGACTCAAACTCACTGACCGGAGCACAATGTGATATCTGACCTCTGTCTGACTCATATTAAGGTGTGACTGAGGTTTATTTGATATTTCTACCGTTCCTCCCTGGTGTGTAAACCATTAACCAGAGAACATTTCCCAACCAGCAGAGTAGATTTTCAGGTTTTGAAGGAGGATATGAAACATTGACTAAGTAGCCGCATGTTTTCCAGAAGTGCAAACCCTGCTGTCCATCATGaataatgaatcatttttaCATACAGCTCGCGCGTCATCACGACTGATTTTACTGTGAGGATGGGATTCGATAAACGCGGCACCATAACAACAAGGACGAAATGCGTTTAGATCCATATGCACTTAGATGTAAATGAACCTCCGCATAATGACGTATATGAATACGAGTACAATACATCCTCCCCGCACCAGAATAAACACAACGCCTGGTTTGCTGTAGCGCACTGAACGGATACGAAGCATCGCCTTCAGATCTCACACACATATCACGATATAAATAAGCAAATATTTAATCAGAAAATCAGAGAATATCACACACATACCTGATTATATGTATTAAATGAGATGTCGTTATATTCCTGCCATCGTTGCTCGCACTGCAGCTCTGGATGTAGGCcctgctgtagtgtgtgtgtacacacagcTGCTCATTTACTTCTGCACGCAACTGACGTCATTCAGCGGCGCTCCCCTGATTCCGCGCGCATCACGTTCAGATGTTTGTCTCGTTCAAAcatatattacaaatataaacactgaTTGTCTCGTGCATTGTTGACAGgtaagaaaataatcataattcgacataaaaaagaacatttattaataacaataatcataatcatattAATGATACATTTACTATAGTTAGACcacattttgcaaaacaaagTTAAACATTGCTTTACATGGTACAAACTGCATTAGAATATTTGAAGATTTcattgagaaaaatgtaataagacaataaaaatgttacaaaatacaaaattacaGATGGTATATACATTAGAGgcttttaataaaataagcaTTTAATGAACCCTACAGTATACTGCCTAATCTGTTTGGGTACTGATAAAGAAAgcaaatagtaataataatttaaggTTAAAGCTATATATAATATGTCAAATAGCCGTCATCATATCAAGATTGACAGTATTGTCATTATAGCACAATAAAAGCATATACCAGAATAGATATTATGATTAGTATAACAATCATCCATACTCAAACAATGGTTAATTAAACCCCttcaattaattaataattgCACAAAAATGTCAACAACCCCGTTTCTCCAGTAGCCTTTTGCAGACCACCATCACTCAGCACAGGAAACCTCTAGCGGTACTTGGTTCTGTATCTGTCCAAAGGATGGCAGTGTAAcataaaaagaagaggaagtgcACCTTTAATAGTCTCCTCTCTCCCATGTGGGGCCCCCAAGCTTTCATCTGTTGGCTTCAATTTATTTCATCACACTATACTGCAGCTGATCTAATAGCATGTACATTTTGTTGTCACCTAAAGGGAATTTCTTGTCATGCTCCAAATTGATGTACCTGTTTGTTGCCTTGGACAGTATTTGCGCTGCACTGtcaggaggagtgtgtgagcagcatgCAGACTATTTAACCGATCAGCACACTGGAGTACATTTAAAGAGCggtatgtgtatttatatttggaAAATGCTTTTTATGTTGAGCTTTGCAGACTTAATTTGATTATCACCAAAGGAATGTTGAACCCTTTGATCCTTGAACAGCCTGGGGTCACTTTCTGCACCTCACAGCtggttttcaccctctgtgcaACATGGAAACAcgcatgttttttttcagtggttttttttgcatttttaatacCGTAATAAAGTCAGATTCGCTAAAGGAAGTTCTCCATGTCTCGGCATATTTCCCTCGCTGACCTCTGACAGCATCTCAAGGCTTGGGATACGAGCAGGTAGATAGACGCGTCTCTTGAAGAGAGGATATAATCTCCATAAAGACTAGTGTCCTTCACCCCATCTGATCCTCCTCCTGCACTTACCCACCTTATCTTCACATTCAAGATGGTATCAAAGCAATTTGAGTTCACTTAAATAAGACAGGAAAACAATCATGGCCTTAAATTAAGTGATGCTGCTGGGGTTTAATTCAATCAAGACCGAGTCAGAGAAATTCCTTTCTGATATTGATCAGGGACGTGCGTCACTATTGATTTTCTCTGACATTTCCTTACTCCTACTTTTGTTCTGTGCTTCACTTGTGAgatgttatttgtatttcagaGCCACCCCTTTCATTCTCAAACTGTATACCAGCTCTTGCCAGATTGGCGAGCACATTTTCTGGGACACACAGTCTAAACCAGACTTGAGCGTGCCCTCATTATGAAGGTTTGCAACCCCCTGAGAGTGCCCGACCTGACCCCAAAAATTGCTCAATTGACTTTTTCCATTCGCAGTTATGTGTGGTGATGGAGAAccatgacatttacatttgcgCCACTCCAGTGTGATCCCTTGCTCGACGCAAGTTTTCGACACACACTATAGCTCAAAAACGGGTCACAGGATCAAAAGTGTCTCTTTTTGCCTGAAGGAGCCACTGTGTAGATCCTTTCCATTTCTGCACCAAatggtgttttctttctctctctctctctcgctttctatctctctctctcaccagtAACTTGCTGGAACACATTTAGATCCTGAGTAGAAGTCCTCAGTGCCCACTCATCACTCTGCGTGGTGTTTGAAGATTACTACGCTCAGAGACATCCTCACTGGGCATCCAGGCAGCTTAGAGGCCAAAATCCATAATCCCTTACCCTTCATGGGAATTCTCCATGCACTTCAACATGCTGAAATACAGCCCCGCTGCAGCAGCCACTCATGGTCGAGGAACTACTGCAGCCGCAGGCCGAGATAGATGGATGACATGTCTCAATGAATGTGAGAGAAGTGGAGAGGAAGTTagatttcaaaataagttaTATACCGCAAATAGTTTCGGCCCAGAAATCTAATCTAAAAGGATGTTGCAAcgcattttaatgtttaatatatgCACCCTGCTTCAGTCTGTCCTCATGCACCGGCAACTGCTTTATGTATACCATAACGGCCCAGAAGACATTATTTACTGAAAATATGGGTACTTTAGAGGGACTCAGCAGTTCCACAGCCATTTTACCAGGCGtcctaataaaaaaaaattcctCTGAGGCTTTAGTGGTTTATTAAAAAgcgtaaataaatgtagttccTTGATTTAGTAATCTGCATGAGCGAGTAATATGTAAAGTTCAGCTGTTGTAGCTGAAGGACCAGTGGGGTTTAATTTTTCCTCCTCTAGGCTACATTCTAATGCTTTGTAGTCTGCTCTGCTCAAACCCATGTAATAGCTTGGGGAGTTGGTCTTGCAGCGCACAGGAATAATAAAAGTAATCTCATATTCACATTAGGTATTTTCtcattatgaaaacatttctgtacCCTAAACccttaaaatatttttggacATATAAGCAAGATTatgagacaaagagaaaaggtCAGAGCAAGTTTTAGTCCAACCTCAGGTAGCGGAGTCACAAATGTTTAACCAATTGGTTTTTTGCAGCATCTGGgtgcacatttctgcacaagTTCAAGTGATAACAAGGATTTTTTGTCAACTTTCCCAGCGCACTTTGCAAGGACATCACCGCCCCTCAGACTGTATACGTTTGTCTCAAACATGTTGAGCTCAAACTTGGACAAGATGTCAGTGTGAGTGCCCTTGGTCTGCGTGGAGCTGGCCTGCTACCCAGCACTACCGGCCTAACCTGTATCACAGCGTTgcagctttctctctctc
Proteins encoded:
- the ica1 gene encoding islet cell autoantigen 1 — its product is MERGHFGYSQDYLDRFIQSQDSSVVNKFQQKYWKTKQTLIKVTGKKEDEYVVASDADLDGKLEVFHSVQRTCMELLKVIEQYQRRICFLSQEENELGRFLRSQGSQDKTRAGKIMQATGKALCFSSQQRLALRNPLCRLYQEVETFRYRAISDTWLTVNRMEQSRTEYRGALLWMKDVSQELDPDTHKQMEKFRKVQAQVRTTKTSFDKLKNDVCQKVDLLGASRCNLLSHVLTTYQTTLLHFWEKTSHTMAAIHESFKGCQHYEFSTLKTLQGPMNKIAKKKGKKKVKAEVEDGKKVETTDDQLISLENENIDKTGEGDGDNLSAYLEFEGEEKDSMALLNEILGSMSVDEGDFSREWTEVFGDIEEGSSAAPGRAAETQQKENSFFLPSHLLDQSLNNLQSSLSDRAGIIPQPVAQATQHSSGANQNLSKAAVKDKAGTSADLSAWFNLFADLDPLSNPDAVGKTDTEHELHNA